Below is a window of Paenibacillus bovis DNA.
TTACCGGAGAAGCCCTGCAGCGCAAAAATCTGGTAACCAAGCTGATGCTGGATTTGCTGCTTGGCAACAGTACGGCGCTTTATCAGCAGTTGTATGATGAAGATTTGATTTCGGACGATTTTGGTTATGATTATACCGGGACATCGGAATACGCCTACTCCATGATTGGCGGCGATACACGCGATCCCAAATTGCTCGTTCAACGCCTCCAGGAAGAGATCGGCAAAGCAGTCGAAACCGGCTTCAGCCAGGAAGCATTTGATCGTTCGTTGCGCAAACGTATTGGTAATTATCTGCGCCTCCTGAACTCGCCGGAAAGTATTGCTCATGAATTTACACGCAACCGGTTCAAAGACAGTGATTTCTTTGCTATTCTGCCCATTTATGAATCTCTTACGCTGGAAGATGTCAACCAGCGCCTGCGTGATCATATGAATTGGGAGCAGCTGGCAGTATCGGTGGTTGTCAGTCCATGAGTGAAGAGCGCGCAGGAGATCGCAAGCTCTTTTCCGAAATGACGGTACTCGTAACTGGGGCCAGTCGGGGAATCGGTGCGGCAATTGCCAAAAGATTCGCTATGGCCGGCATGAATGTGGTCGTTCATTATCGCCATTCGCATGAGCAGGCTAACGAAGTGGCCCGGAGCTGTCTGGAATATGGTGTACGGGTGCTTACCCTGTCAGCAGATTTGCGCAGCCGGGACCATATTCACCGTATGCAGGAAAAGCTGGAGCAACATAATATGCAGCCGGATATTCTCGTTAATAACGCAGGTATATCCCATTACGGTATGCTGGCTGATATGAGTGAAGATGAATTTGATGAAGTAATTTCCACTAATCTCAAGGCGGTGTTCCTGTGCTCCCAGGTCTTCATGCCTTATATGATCCGCCAGCAGTATGGACGAATTATCAATGTATCCAGTATATGGGGGATGACCGGAGCATCTTGTGAAGTGCTGTACTCCGCGAGCAAAGGTGGCGTGAACGCATTTACCAAAGCCCTTGCCAAAGAGCTGGCTCCGTCGGGTGTGACTGTGAATGCTATCGCGCCTGGAGCAGTGCGCACAGAAATGATTGCCCATCTGCAGCAGGATGAATTGCAAATGCTGGAAGAAGACATTCCGGCTGGACGTATTGCAGAGCCGGACGAGATTGCTTCGATGGTGTACTTCCTGTCATTGCCTGAATCCGGTTATATGACTGGCCAGGTCGTTAGTCCCAATGGAGGTTGGTTGACCTGACGGGTCTTGTTGTTATTAACTTATTCATACCAGGGAAGCTTCTATCTATTGCATAGAGGCTTCTATGTGTTATCAACCGCAGTAAAGCGCCTGGGAACAGGCATTCGCATTCCAAAGTTGTTACCTTTCGCGGCTTGCCTTTCTATATCATTTTATATATCATTAACGTGTTAAGGACTTGAAGCTGACAGCAGTATGTGATTCGAAAGAATCAGCTGCTTTTCATGAATAAATAAACAATATCATCTTACATGCATGGATTTATCAATCTGATATACATTGCCCGCTGCTGTAATGAATAGATTCATTACAGCAGCGGGAAGAAAGGTTCGAGGTGAACGTGGAATTAAAACAATGGTATTTGGAGTACAGGATACATAAAAAC
It encodes the following:
- the ymfI gene encoding elongation factor P 5-aminopentanone reductase, translated to MSEERAGDRKLFSEMTVLVTGASRGIGAAIAKRFAMAGMNVVVHYRHSHEQANEVARSCLEYGVRVLTLSADLRSRDHIHRMQEKLEQHNMQPDILVNNAGISHYGMLADMSEDEFDEVISTNLKAVFLCSQVFMPYMIRQQYGRIINVSSIWGMTGASCEVLYSASKGGVNAFTKALAKELAPSGVTVNAIAPGAVRTEMIAHLQQDELQMLEEDIPAGRIAEPDEIASMVYFLSLPESGYMTGQVVSPNGGWLT